Part of the Verrucomicrobiia bacterium genome is shown below.
CGGGCAGTTTGTCCGGATCCACCTTCCCCCAGCTCACCGCCTCGGCCGGCGTGGCGCCGCTCAGACCCCCGGTGTCCGGACGTGCATCGGTGCACTGCAGGAAGTAATCATGCCCCTTTTCCACGATGCCCATCACCTCCTGGATCTGCGGTTCGGTCTGGAGCATGAAGTTCTTGGGGCTGCCGCCGCCGAGGATGAACACACTGCTGGTGTGCCGGGTGGATTTGGCGTGGTAGACGATGCCGGCCGTCTGGTTGACGTCGCGGTTGACATCAAACATCAGCCCCGAGCCGCGCAGGGACATTGCGGCCACGTTCATGCCGATGGAGCTGTCACCCGGGCTGCTGGTGAAGATCGGGATCCCACATTCATGGGCGGTTGCCAGCACGGAGCTGTCCTTCAATCCAAGGCGCCGCCCCCGCTCCCGGACATATCCTCCGAGCAGGAAGTGAAACTCGTCGGTGCCCATCGCACGTTGGAATTCCGGTCCCTGAATGACCTCCCGGACAAAGGCGTCGGTGTCGAGGAGGACGTTGTAGTCGAACAGCACGTCATAGATGCGGATCACGCCGTCGCGATGCAGGACGACGTCATCGAGAAACGGCGATCCGCTGTGCAGGTGCATGTCGAGGCCGAAGTGCAGGTCGTGGTAGAGGTTGGCCCCGGTGGAGACGATCCAGTCCACG
Proteins encoded:
- a CDS encoding deoxyhypusine synthase, translating into MSSSPKRSGSRKFAHYPRLNPLGIGRDITAADLVDQVMLAYNGGRLREACQLFTRKMLADDGFVGVSLTGALTPAGLGKSCLIPLMKAGFVDWIVSTGANLYHDLHFGLDMHLHSGSPFLDDVVLHRDGVIRIYDVLFDYNVLLDTDAFVREVIQGPEFQRAMGTDEFHFLLGGYVRERGRRLGLKDSSVLATAHECGIPIFTSSPGDSSIGMNVAAMSLRGSGLMFDVNRDVNQTAGIVYHAKSTRHTSSVFILGGGSPKNFMLQTEPQIQEVMGIVEKGHDYFLQCTDARPDTGGLSGATPAEAVSWGKVDPDKLPDSVVCYADSTLVLPLISAFALSRHKPRRPKRLYDHRDAILDAVRTRYLKTGTVGKVTTSRKIAKRGSSVGLKPK